The genomic stretch TGATGTGCATCGCGCAAGGCGGAAGGGATAATTTTTGTCAGCGAATTTCCAACCAATTCTGTTTCTGTCCATCCAAATTCAGCTGTGAAAGCTTTATTGATGCACACAATTGCTCCAGTAAAATCCGCTGAAATAACAGGTTGATCTTCCACTTTTATCAGCTCTTGAAAATTCATGCGTACTCCTGCTTTGGTATGTGCCGGTATAGATTATATGAAATTTAACTATGTCACATGCAGGTTAAAAAAGGCAAGAGCGGAGATAAAAAACAGGCGGATATCAGGTGATACCGATTAGTGGGGGAGGAGTCGGAAAGGGGCTGAAGAGACTTATTTTTATCTACTCAGCATGATTCTACTTCAATATGTATAGTGTGTAAGTGATTATACTTATAAATATTATTTTTGTTATAAATTGACTTGAAT from Maridesulfovibrio zosterae DSM 11974 encodes the following:
- a CDS encoding PAS domain S-box protein — encoded protein: MNFQELIKVEDQPVISADFTGAIVCINKAFTAEFGWTETELVGNSLTKIIPSALRDAHQLGFSAYLATDNATLLGQHLDLEILAQDGRILMAEHFILSGEINGQKAFAAQIKILT